In the genome of Sulfurimonas autotrophica DSM 16294, the window CCATGCTGGATTTGTTTGAATTTCAAAGGTCTGTCAATAGTGACAACCCAATGGATTCAAGCGGGAACTTTAAAGCAATTTCAGGATCTTCAAGAGCTACGCTAAAAATGATGCAAAACGGTGTCACTATGGAATCCCGCATATTTGACAATGACTTTGTTGTCAGCAAAGAGATGATTACAAATGAGCTCAAGGAGTTTCATCCAAAACGCATGTGCGGATGGAAAGAAAATTATATGACAGAGATTATACAAGCATCATATATCTCAAGCAAAAGCATATTAGAAAGATGGCCTAATTTAAAATAATGACTGCTTTACAAATAGATATATTACTGATTTTCATCATTACATTCAGTGCTACGGCACTTGGTTATATTGTTTATGTAGAATACCAGCGCACAAAACACATTAATTACATTAAGCATGTAATATCACTGGTAGATGCCGATGAAGAAGATATTTTACAAGACAAACATATGCAAAGCAAAAATACGCTTAAAAATCAAATACAAGCCTTAATGATACAAGCAGGACTTCGTTTTTCACCATATATTTTCGCACTTATTTTTCTTGCATTCTGTTTTTTAATAGGCTCACTTTTTACGCTCTTTTTACTTCATTGGAGCGGATACTTTATAGGTATACCCTTTGGTGCCCTCATATTTTATATGATTTTGCAATCTGTAATACAAAACAGAAAAAAGAAATTCAACAAAGCATTAGCCGTTGCCATATCAGTTCTTGTTAAAATGATGAAAAACGGTATAGGCTTTGAGCAGGCACTTTCAAAATCTGTCTCTGTTTCAGGTTCAAAACTTTTTCGTGATATATTTGAAAAGTTTTTCCAAGAGAAAAACACTATCGGCGAGATGGAAGCTTTTTCAAATTTAAATCAATTTGTACATTCCAAAGAGTTGCGTATTTTTGCATTGGCTATTAAAATAGGAAGAGAGAGCGGCGGACAATTCTCAAACACCTTGGAAAAAGTCGAAAAAACAATTAATTATAGAGAAAAAATGCAAGAAAAAGTGGATGTAGTCACAAGAGAAGGCAGTGTTGGTTCTTATGTTGTAGTTCTTATCACTATCTTTTTATATTTTGCACTTAATGGAAATTTTGACGGAAAACTGCATCATTATTTTATGGAATCGCAATATGGAAGATTTCAGCTTTTGGGTATTTCACTCTGGGTCTTTACAGGTATTATGATAAATAAGATGCTGACAAAGGTAAATAAATGATGGAAAAATTTGCCTATATCGTACTGATTATTTCTCTTATTATACTTAGTGTTTTTGTCTTTTTATATTTTTATGACAAATACAAACATACAAAACTTCTTAGTGCAATTTTTTCTTCAGATGATAACATTATTATCAATGACAACTACAGTGCCAAAAAAGCAGAATTCAAACTGAAACTGCAAAGAGCGGGTCTTAAAAGAAAACAATTTAACGAAATTATTTTCGCAAGTATATTAGCCGGAGCTTCTTTAATATTTCTTGTTTTTATATTGGATTTAAGC includes:
- a CDS encoding type II secretion system F family protein, whose amino-acid sequence is MTALQIDILLIFIITFSATALGYIVYVEYQRTKHINYIKHVISLVDADEEDILQDKHMQSKNTLKNQIQALMIQAGLRFSPYIFALIFLAFCFLIGSLFTLFLLHWSGYFIGIPFGALIFYMILQSVIQNRKKKFNKALAVAISVLVKMMKNGIGFEQALSKSVSVSGSKLFRDIFEKFFQEKNTIGEMEAFSNLNQFVHSKELRIFALAIKIGRESGGQFSNTLEKVEKTINYREKMQEKVDVVTREGSVGSYVVVLITIFLYFALNGNFDGKLHHYFMESQYGRFQLLGISLWVFTGIMINKMLTKVNK